In Numida meleagris isolate 19003 breed g44 Domestic line unplaced genomic scaffold, NumMel1.0 unplaced_Scaffold1473, whole genome shotgun sequence, the genomic stretch CTGCATCTCCTGCACCCCATCCTTGCAGCATGGGTGCAGCGTGGGCTCAGACCCGCATTTCTTGCACCTCATCTTTGCAGCATGGGTGCACAATGGGCTCAGGTCTGCGTCTCCTGCACCCCATCCTTGCAGCGTGGGTGCAGCGTGGGCTCAGATCTGCATCTCCTGCACCCCGTCCTTGCAGCATGGGTGCACAGCGGGCTCAGATCTGCATCTCCTGCACCCCGTCCTTGCAGCGTGGGCTGAGACCCGCATTCCTTGTGCCCCGTCCTCGCAGCGCGGGGCTCAGATCTGCGTCTCCTGCACCCTGTCCTTGGCGCAGTGCGGGTGCAGCAGGAAGGGCTCAGCTCGGGGGGCTCCGGGCGCGTGCAGGGCGCTGTTCTCGGTCCAGGGAGGCGGGCAATGCGCCGGGCGTTCTCGGTGTTCCCCGGCCCCGTCCCCGCGCGGCCCGGCTCCGGCGGCCGTGGCCACGTCCTCGTCCACCTGGATGATCTCGACGGTGCGGGCGGCGGTGACGGTGGCGCGGCGCTGGTGCCGCTTGCGCAGCTTGTAGAAGGCGATGAGCATGGCGGCGGCCAGCAGGGTGACGGCCACGAAGCAGCCGATGATGATCTTGGTGGTGCGCATCACCTCGTCCAGGCTGGTGTGCGGCGCCTCGCGGTTGTCGGAGTCCGGCGACGAAGGGGCGGTGGGGCCGCGGCGCGTGCCCCGCACCAGGACGGTGGCGGTGGCGGTGTAGGCCGGGCGGTAGGCGGTGGGTGCCGTCGGAGGAACGGCTTTGGCCGCTTTGGGTGCCGCGGCGGCGGCGTCGTTGTCCGGGCCCGCTTCGGTGGTCTCAACGGTGACGGTGGTGAAGAAGCTGTAGGCCGAAGCGTCGAGCTCGGCGGCGCTGACGTTGAGGTAGGCCGAGGCGTTGGCGCTGCCGGCCGCGTTGGCCGCCATGCAGGTGTAGAGGCCGGTGTCGGCCGTCAGGACGTGCGAGAAGTTGAGCGTGCCGTCGTGCAGCACGGCCAGGCGCGGGCGGGCCGACGCGTGGCTCAGCACCGCCCCGTCGGGCAGCAGCCAACGCACCGCCGCCATGGCGCCCGTCCGGCAGCGCAGGGCCGCCCCGCGGCCTTCCGAGATGTTGAGGTCGGCCGGAGCGTCGGCCAGGAACGGCGCTGAGCAACGCAGGGCCGCCCGCTCCACCTCGAGCAGGAAGCGGCCCCTCATGGCCGGCGGCGCGTGGCAGCGTCCGCAGCACGACGAGTTGCTGGGCAGGGACTCGCGGAGCCAGGCCGCCAGCCAGAGCGCCTCGCAGCCGC encodes the following:
- the LRRC4 gene encoding leucine-rich repeat-containing protein 4; this encodes SSSSSSSSSSSSPPCPSACSCSGQLGKVVCTRRGLSRAPAGVPPNTRYLNLMENNIALVQADTFRHLHRLEVLQLGRNAIRQVEVGAFSGLANLNTLELFDNWLTVVPSGAFEYLSKLRELWLRNNPIESIPSYAFNRVPSLLRLDLGELKKLEYISDGAFEGLDNLKYLNLGMCNMREVPNLAPLVGLEELELSGNHFPRLRPGAFRGLRALRKLWIMSSQISLIERNAFDELTALVELNLAHNNLSALPHDLFAPLRFLVEPHLHHNPWACGCEALWLAAWLRESLPSNSSCCGRCHAPPAMRGRFLLEVERAALRCSAPFLADAPADLNISEGRGAALRCRTGAMAAVRWLLPDGAVLSHASARPRLAVLHDGTLNFSHVLTADTGLYTCMAANAAGSANASAYLNVSAAELDASAYSFFTTVTVETTEAGPDNDAAAAAPKAAKAVPPTAPTAYRPAYTATATVLVRGTRRGPTAPSSPDSDNREAPHTSLDEVMRTTKIIIGCFVAVTLLAAAMLIAFYKLRKRHQRRATVTAARTVEIIQVDEDVATAAGAGPRGDGAGEHRERPAHCPPPWTENSALHAPGAPRAEPFLLHPHCAKDRVQETQI